TCAAGGTCAAGGAAGGCGAAGATTTTAACCACAGGAATACATTGAAGTATTTCGAGGATTAAAATCTGAGCCTGACGCAGAGATTGGGCAAAAGGGCCATTTATGGATGGGCACGAATTACAAAAATGCATATCTGCGGTACACCTTACAAGGGAAATCCCGCTGCTTGTCGTCCCGTAGCCGTGACGAAGGCGGAAGATGGGAAAAAAGGGGCCATTTATGGTTAGGCGCTCACTAGATTTTATCCCAGGGGCATAGGGATCTTTAGGAATTATATTGTCCTCTGGTGCACAAAAAAGCAGTGGTTGGAAACCGGGGGGTGGGTTTTTTTGGGGGAAAAGAGGGGGAGTAGAAGAAAGGGTTTTTGAAACTCAAGTGTGATACACGGGATCAGCCATCCCTCAGTCACTGATTTCGTATTGTTCCATATGGAGGTGATCCCTGGGGAGGATAACGATCCGCCTGCCAAGCCGCCTTTCGAGATCCAGGATCGATTCCTGCTCCTCTTCCTTGAGAACATGGTCGATCTCCGGATTCACCTCCACCACGATCTTGTCACCAAGCTCCCGGCACGTATTCTCACGTTCCAGGTCCCGAAATATCTCATAACAAATCGTCCGCTTGGATTTCAGCACCCCCCTTCCTTCGCAATACCAGCAGGGCTCGGTGAGCAGTCGATTCAGGTTTTCACGGGTCCGTTTCCGGGTCATTTCGATCAGCCCCAGCTCCGACATTTTGAGGATATGGGTCTTGGCCTTGTCCTTGCTCAAGGCCCCCTTCAAAGCCATGAAGACCTTCTCCCGATCCGTGGGCTTTTCCATGTCGATGAAATCAATCACGATCAATCCACCGATATTCCTCAACCGCAATTGATAGGCGATTTCTTTCACCGCCTCGAGGTTCGTCTTCAGGATGGTCTCTTCCAGGTTCCTTTTCCCCACGTAGCTCCCGGTATTCACATCGACGGCCGTGAGGGCCTCCGTCAATTCAATTACGATATATCCTCCTGATTTCAACCATATTTTCTTTTCAAGTGCCCGAGAGATCTCCATTTCTATGCCGAAGGAGTCAAACACGGGCTCCTCTCCCTCGTATAGCTCCACTGAATACCTCAGCCTTGGGGCGAAGGTCTCAATGAAGTCCATGACGGCATCGTACTCCTCCCTGGAATCGATGATCAATCGATCTACCTCGTAAGTGAACAGGTCCCTCACGGCCCTCAGGGAAATGGACAAATCCTTGTAAATCAAGCCGGGAGCGGTCTGTTTCGACATCCTTTCCTGGATATCTGCCCAGAGTTTCAAGAGGAAGTCCATTTCGGATTTCAATTTCTTCCGGTCGGCACCCTCGCTGACCGTCCTGACGATAAATCCGAGATGGTTGGGACGGATTTCATGTACGAGACGCCTGAGTCTTTCCCTTTCCTCCTGGTCTTCGATCCGCCTGGAAACCCCCACGTGGTTGACCGTAGGCATCAAGACGAGGTGCCTGCCGGGAAGGGAGATGTGAGAGGTAAGTCTGGCCCCCTTTGTTCCGATGGGCTCCTTGGCTATTTGGACCATGATGTCCTGCCCTTCACAAAGAAGATCCTCGATGTTGAAGGAGATACCGGCCAGGGTATCAGAGGCCTTGTGGAGGGGATCCTGGTGAGGGGATTCCTCGTTGAATCCATCACCCTGGAGCATGCTCCGTTCGATGTCGAGGAAATCCTTGTATACGTCTGACACGTAAAGGAAGGCACTTCGCTCCAGCCCGATATCCACGAAGGCGGCCTGCATTCCCGGCAAGACCCGGACCACCTTTCCCCGGTAGATATTTCCCATGAGTTCCTGGCCGGTCTTTCTTTCGATGTAAAGTTCGGCCACGACCCCGTTTTCCACAAGGGCGACCCGAGTTTCATGGGGTCTTGTATTGATTACGAGTTCACTGGGCATCGAACGATCGTCATCCTTCCTCCCGTGGGGCGGCCCGGTCAAGCAGCCAGCCTCCGATATTAACCCATGACTTGTCTCGTCTTCAATATCTTTATTTTCCTGAGGTCTTTATCTGAAAGGCGCAGGACCTCTTTCAGAATCTCTACAGGTTTGAGTTCCGGCCCCTCCGTATGACGGATCACCATCTTCATGCAGTTCGAGCCGATCCACTGCAAGGAATCCACCACTTTCCTTGCATCCACCATCCTATCTCCTTTGAGACCTTTTTTCTTCACCAGGAAACGATCCTGTTCCATGAAATGACGAAGATCCAATTCATTGATTTTCCACCCTTCGGTGGTTACCACATAGTGACTCTCCTTGAGCCGTTCCCGTTTCTTCAATCCCGTGATCTCCTCGATTCCCAGGATTTTCACACCGGCAGGAAGCTGCCCCTGAATCCTATCTCTCGCTTCCGGGTCGCACATCTTGTCGTCCATGCAATGGATCACTACGGTTTCATGCAGGCTCTCCGTTCCCACGGGAAGTGCGGTAGTAAATGATATTTTCGGCATGGGATGATAGCCCTGGGAGTAAGCCATTTCAATTCCCGCTCTCTTGAATGCCCTTGTGAAGAGCCTCACCAGTTCCAGGTGACTCAGGAACCTGGCCTCGTCCGTCTTGGAAAAGGTGATCCGATAACTCTTTGGGACAAAACCGGGCCGCTCCCGGACTGCCCTTTCTTCGTGGAGAGAGGGAGTCCAGTTCGGAAAGAGAATGGGGTCCACCCGCTCGTGATCGCATACCCCGCATTCCAGGCAACTTGAGCGGCAATCCGGCGTTCCCAGTTCCTGG
This Deltaproteobacteria bacterium DNA region includes the following protein-coding sequences:
- a CDS encoding Rne/Rng family ribonuclease; protein product: MPSELVINTRPHETRVALVENGVVAELYIERKTGQELMGNIYRGKVVRVLPGMQAAFVDIGLERSAFLYVSDVYKDFLDIERSMLQGDGFNEESPHQDPLHKASDTLAGISFNIEDLLCEGQDIMVQIAKEPIGTKGARLTSHISLPGRHLVLMPTVNHVGVSRRIEDQEERERLRRLVHEIRPNHLGFIVRTVSEGADRKKLKSEMDFLLKLWADIQERMSKQTAPGLIYKDLSISLRAVRDLFTYEVDRLIIDSREEYDAVMDFIETFAPRLRYSVELYEGEEPVFDSFGIEMEISRALEKKIWLKSGGYIVIELTEALTAVDVNTGSYVGKRNLEETILKTNLEAVKEIAYQLRLRNIGGLIVIDFIDMEKPTDREKVFMALKGALSKDKAKTHILKMSELGLIEMTRKRTRENLNRLLTEPCWYCEGRGVLKSKRTICYEIFRDLERENTCRELGDKIVVEVNPEIDHVLKEEEQESILDLERRLGRRIVILPRDHLHMEQYEISD